One Vicia villosa cultivar HV-30 ecotype Madison, WI unplaced genomic scaffold, Vvil1.0 ctg.000206F_1_1_1, whole genome shotgun sequence genomic region harbors:
- the LOC131625353 gene encoding thaumatin-like protein 1b, whose protein sequence is MSITRLALCLSFAFLFYVVGGAKVTFTNKCGYTVWPGTLTGDQKPQLSTTGFVLGPQATNSVDLPSPWSGRFWARTGCSNNNGKFSCATADCASGQVGCNGAGAIPPATLVEITVAPNGGQDFYDVSNVDGFNVPMSVTPQGGRGDCKTSSCPANINTVCPAELQVKGSDGSVIACQSACLKFNTDEYCCRGSHNKPATCPPSKYATIFKNQCHDAYSYAYDDKTGTFTCFGGPSYAITFCP, encoded by the exons ATGTCTATTACTCGTCTTGCTCTCTGCCTTAGCTTTGCATTCCTCTTCTATG TGGTTGGAGGAGCCAAAGTGACATTCACAAACAAATGTGGATACACTGTATGGCCAGGAACACTAACTGGAGACCAAAAGCCTCAACTTTCAACAACTGGTTTTGTGCTGGGACCTCAAGCAACCAACTCAGTGGACCTTCCTTCTCCATGGTCAGGTCGCTTTTGGGCCCGAACCGGATGCTCAAACAACAACGGAAAGTTCAGTTGCGCCACGGCCGATTGCGCGTCTGGTCAAGTCGGGTGCAACGGTGCTGGCGCAATTCCTCCAGCAACTTTGGTTGAAATTACAGTGGCTCCAAATGGTGGACAAGATTTCTACGATGTGAGCAACGTGGACGGTTTCAACGTGCCGATGTCAGTAACTCCACAAGGAGGAAGAGGTGACTGCAAAACTTCAAGCTGTCCAGCGAATATCAACACAGTGTGTCCTGCTGAGCTTCAAGTGAAAGGCTCAGATGGAAGTGTGATTGCTTGTCAGAGTGCTTGTTTGAAGTTTAATACAGATGAGTATTGTTGCCGTGGAAGTCATAATAAACCGGCTACTTGCCCACCCTCAAAATACGCTACGATTTTTAAGAATCAATGTCATGATGCTTATAGTTATGCATATGATGATAAGACTGGAACTTTCACTTGCTTTGGTGGACCTAGCTATGCTATCACCTTCTGTCCCTAA